A stretch of DNA from Leptospira bouyouniensis:
AGCGTGGTCCTCTTTGTGGTCTTCGTCCCCTAAAACAAATTTCAACAATTTGTTGTCTTTGTTTTCAGATGCGAAATTTGCAAAACGATTGGTTTGGAAAAATTGTCCAAACCAGTTTACAATAAAACCAAGGATGGTAGCAGTTGCAATTCCTGGCGCAAAAATTCCAAACCCAAGAACAGGTGTAAAAACTGCCACAAGTGCAATGAAGTATAGTCCGTAATTGATTACGTATTCCATTTTATATTCCCTTTTATCCTACCAAGTAAAGAAGTGGGAAAAGGTAAATCCATACCAAGTCCACAACGTGCCAAAATAAACCCACACCTTCTACAGGAGTGTAGTATTCAGGTCCCACTTTCCTTCTCAATGTTTTGATGAAAATCCAGAAGATGAGGAGTGCTCCGGCCACAACGTGAATCCCGTGAAGTCCAGTCATCACAAAGTAAAATCCATAGAACATTTCCCATTTTGGTTGAGAGATCACAGCTTTTAAGCGAGTGACTTCTTCTGCACTCACATGGTTCTTCTCAAGTTCAACAGGGTTTTTTAAGAGAGCTGAAATTTTTGATTCACACTCTGCTCGTTTCCCACCGGCACCACAAGTAGGGTCAACTAACGAGAATTTGCCGGGAACAGTTCCTACATGGAACTTGTGGCTATATTCGAAGTATTTGATGACCATGAAGGCACCAGCACATGCGATCGTGAGAGCAAGCATGATGGCTGCGATTTTATGCAGACCACGTTGCACATAATTGATGGCAGCAGCCATTGTGAAGGAACTGACAAGGAGCACAACCGTGTTGACTGCACCCATTTTCCAATCCAATGTTTCAGAACCGTTTTTAAAAACAGTTGGATACAAAGAATGGTAGATGAGGTAACCTACGAAGAGGCCACCGAACATCAAAATTTCAGTGCAAAGGAATAACCAGATTCCTTGTTTGGAAGAGGCATATTGGTGTTCTGCACTCTTAAAATGGTGTTGGTGTTGAAATTCACTTGAAGAACTAACGGAAGTCATATGGCCCTGCAGTTACTGTTGGAGTATTGATAAAGTTTTCGTGTGGAGGAGGAGAAGACGTTTGCCATTCGAGTGTTTTTGCACCCCAAGGGTTGTCCGTTGCTTTTTCACCTTTAAAAATTCCATGAATGATTGTGATGAGTCCTACCAAAAATCCAAGACCAATCAGCCAAGAACCCACTGTTGAGATTTGGTTGAGGTTTGTGTATTCTGGGAGGTAATCAAAATAACGTCTTGGCATTCCCATCGCACCGAGTACAAATTGAGGGAAAAAAGTTACGTTAAATCCAGTGAAGATGAGAACCCAAGAAATTCGTCCGCCAAGATCAGAAGTCATCCTTCCAAACATCTTTGGGAACCAGTAAAGGATTCCACCCATCAGTGCCATAAGAGTTCCCCCTACCATCACGTAGTGAAAGTGGGCGACAACAAAGTATGTATCATGGAAATGAACGTCCATACCAGTGGATGCAAGGAAAACTCCTGTCAAACCACCAATGGTAAAGAGGAACATAAAACCAAGTGCAAAAAGCATAGGCGCTTC
This window harbors:
- a CDS encoding cytochrome c oxidase subunit 3 family protein; its protein translation is MTSVSSSSEFQHQHHFKSAEHQYASSKQGIWLFLCTEILMFGGLFVGYLIYHSLYPTVFKNGSETLDWKMGAVNTVVLLVSSFTMAAAINYVQRGLHKIAAIMLALTIACAGAFMVIKYFEYSHKFHVGTVPGKFSLVDPTCGAGGKRAECESKISALLKNPVELEKNHVSAEEVTRLKAVISQPKWEMFYGFYFVMTGLHGIHVVAGALLIFWIFIKTLRRKVGPEYYTPVEGVGLFWHVVDLVWIYLFPLLYLVG